The Deltaproteobacteria bacterium genome has a segment encoding these proteins:
- the murF gene encoding UDP-N-acetylmuramoyl-tripeptide--D-alanyl-D-alanine ligase, with product MRGKILLTLTLITDTNVCMFELTAKEIIDAINGISALGNLARYWRERHPVPLIAVSGSCGKTTTKEMIASILRQSHCVLKTEGNLNNLIGLPLTLLKMNNIHDIAVVELGISEKGEMTKLTSICKPDIALLTNIGSAHLKTLGDIDGVASAKGEIFSGLREDGVVVINMDDPWIVKIAESIKQKKITFSIKSNADVFLKEYSKNNGGMSAVFNVNGDNTEVNINGYGVHNLSNAAAAIAASLAIGAKKQNIIDGLKNYKPLYGRMGPIKLENDITVIDDTYNANPASVEASLRSLSEMKGRKIAVLGDMLELGDASKERHRYIGKVAGGLGLDLLFVVGEFKKDIADGAIKAGMDKKCVQTLNNKSEVVNALEKILKNGDILLVKGSRAVGMEEIIERLQYDIVK from the coding sequence GTGAGAGGCAAGATTTTACTGACACTGACACTAATCACTGACACTAATGTTTGTATGTTTGAACTGACAGCAAAAGAAATCATAGATGCCATTAACGGAATTTCCGCTCTCGGCAATCTTGCACGATACTGGCGGGAGAGACACCCTGTGCCCTTGATTGCAGTCAGCGGCAGTTGCGGCAAGACAACAACAAAGGAGATGATAGCCTCAATACTCAGGCAATCCCATTGTGTCCTGAAGACAGAGGGTAATCTGAACAACCTGATAGGTCTGCCCCTTACACTGCTTAAGATGAACAACATACACGATATTGCAGTTGTAGAACTTGGTATAAGCGAAAAGGGTGAGATGACAAAACTTACAAGTATCTGCAAGCCTGATATTGCCCTTCTGACTAATATTGGTTCAGCACATCTGAAGACACTCGGAGATATTGATGGTGTTGCATCTGCTAAAGGTGAAATATTTTCGGGGCTCAGAGAGGATGGTGTTGTTGTAATAAATATGGATGACCCGTGGATTGTAAAAATAGCAGAATCTATAAAGCAAAAAAAGATTACATTCAGCATTAAATCTAATGCCGATGTTTTTCTTAAAGAATATTCAAAGAATAACGGCGGCATGTCCGCAGTATTTAATGTGAATGGAGACAATACAGAGGTAAATATAAATGGATACGGCGTTCATAATCTTTCAAATGCCGCTGCTGCAATTGCGGCAAGCCTTGCCATTGGCGCAAAGAAGCAAAATATTATTGATGGGCTTAAAAACTATAAACCCCTGTATGGAAGGATGGGGCCGATTAAACTTGAAAATGATATTACAGTCATAGATGACACATACAATGCAAATCCTGCATCTGTTGAGGCATCCTTAAGAAGCCTTTCGGAGATGAAAGGCAGAAAAATCGCTGTGCTGGGTGATATGCTGGAACTTGGGGATGCATCAAAAGAAAGGCACAGATATATAGGCAAAGTTGCAGGCGGATTAGGATTAGACCTTTTATTTGTTGTGGGTGAATTCAAAAAAGATATTGCAGACGGCGCGATTAAGGCAGGAATGGATAAAAAATGTGTTCAAACGCTTAACAATAAATCAGAGGTTGTTAATGCCTTAGAAAAGATTTTGAAAAATGGAGACATCCTGCTTGTGAAAGGTTCAAGGGCAGTCGGCATGGAAGAGATAATTGAAAGGTTACAATACGACATTGTAAAGTGA
- a CDS encoding UDP-N-acetylmuramoyl-L-alanyl-D-glutamate--2,6-diaminopimelate ligase: MKLKDLLEVLSPFEIQNLNEDIEIKGIAYNSRDVKKGSLFAALKGENTDGYNFIPDAVKNGAAAIVSERIDSAVKVPEIIVPDSRDAMAKLACRFYGEPSRKLNLVGVTGTNGKTTTTFLIESILKQAGLESGVIGTINYRYRGKILDASHTTPESPDLQRLLKDMADNGVTNCVMEVSSHALSQKRVDGCIFKGGVFTNLTQDHLDYHKTMEDYFESKARLFEEFLPQSEDCFAVINIDDEWGRLLKVKRPTIVGAPKSKVKTIEYSLNAEAMGNIFPKKMDFTDNGIEASLSTPIGSIHISSKLLGKHNLQNIMAAVGAGIGLGLKIDVIEKGISNLKTVEGRIERVSSKKGFQAVIDYAHTGDALERLLTTIRDVAGARVITVFGCGGNRDRGKRPIMGEIAARFSNITIITSDNPRDEDPLAIIKEIEAGVKGQDYMIIPDRKEAIEKAVTIAEAGDFIVIAGKGHEKYQIIGDKKIPFDDVEEVRKAMNNE; this comes from the coding sequence GTGAAATTAAAAGATTTATTAGAAGTTTTATCACCATTTGAAATTCAAAACTTAAATGAGGATATAGAGATAAAGGGTATTGCATATAACTCCAGAGATGTAAAAAAGGGTTCCCTGTTCGCAGCGCTAAAAGGGGAGAATACAGATGGCTATAACTTTATTCCTGATGCAGTGAAAAATGGTGCAGCAGCAATTGTATCAGAAAGGATAGACAGTGCTGTTAAAGTCCCAGAGATTATTGTGCCTGATTCAAGAGATGCGATGGCAAAACTTGCATGCAGGTTTTATGGAGAGCCTTCAAGAAAACTCAATCTTGTAGGTGTTACCGGAACAAATGGCAAGACAACAACGACATTTCTGATTGAATCTATACTTAAACAGGCGGGTCTGGAATCGGGTGTGATAGGCACAATAAATTACAGATACAGGGGGAAGATACTGGATGCATCCCATACAACACCTGAGTCTCCTGATTTGCAGAGGCTCTTAAAAGATATGGCGGATAATGGTGTTACCAACTGTGTTATGGAGGTCTCATCACATGCCCTTTCCCAGAAGAGGGTGGACGGCTGTATCTTTAAGGGAGGGGTATTTACAAACCTTACACAGGACCACCTTGATTATCACAAGACTATGGAGGATTATTTTGAGAGCAAGGCAAGACTGTTTGAGGAGTTTCTGCCGCAGTCAGAAGATTGTTTTGCAGTAATTAACATAGATGATGAATGGGGAAGATTATTAAAAGTCAAACGACCCACTATCGTGGGTGCCCCGAAGTCAAAAGTCAAAACTATTGAATATAGTCTTAACGCAGAGGCAATGGGCAATATATTCCCTAAAAAAATGGATTTTACAGATAACGGAATTGAGGCTTCTTTATCAACACCTATTGGCAGTATTCATATCTCATCAAAACTTTTAGGCAAGCATAACTTGCAAAATATAATGGCAGCGGTTGGTGCCGGGATCGGATTGGGTTTGAAAATAGATGTCATTGAAAAAGGCATCTCAAATCTTAAAACTGTGGAAGGCAGGATTGAAAGGGTTTCGTCAAAGAAAGGCTTTCAGGCAGTTATTGACTATGCCCATACAGGTGATGCACTTGAAAGGCTTCTTACAACAATAAGGGATGTGGCAGGGGCAAGGGTAATCACAGTGTTTGGCTGCGGTGGTAACAGGGATAGAGGCAAGAGACCCATTATGGGGGAAATTGCAGCAAGGTTCTCCAATATTACAATAATTACATCTGACAATCCGAGAGATGAAGACCCGCTTGCAATTATAAAGGAGATAGAGGCAGGGGTCAAGGGTCAAGACTACATGATAATTCCTGATAGGAAAGAGGCAATTGAAAAGGCAGTAACTATTGCAGAGGCAGGGGATTTTATAGTTATTGCCGGAAAAGGGCATGAAAAATATCAAATTATCGGTGATAAAAAGATACCATTTGATGATGTGGAAGAAGTTAGAAAGGCAATGAATAATGAATAG